A genomic region of Elaeis guineensis isolate ETL-2024a chromosome 9, EG11, whole genome shotgun sequence contains the following coding sequences:
- the LOC105051725 gene encoding pentatricopeptide repeat-containing protein At3g13880 → MRTLCFFEYLIGTSERVSFSKTPKHFTTFLHPQPNLDHSMDNVAYTQLLQSTASSQSLIHGKEVHAHMIRVRFNPCLFLQNNLLNMYCKCGDTTFARRLFDRLPKRDTVSWNSLISGYIQTGHTDRAMDVFVQARNANVKIDRFSYGTMLGICSRSGDLKLGKVIHGLVVVGGFHQHVFLTNSLIDMYSKCGRIDEATRVFDNAAELDDVSWNSLISAYVRIGLAEDTLKILSQMHQLEMKMNSFALGSVLKSCSSLKSSKVVGEMIHGCVVKVGLDFDVFVGSAMIDLYAKNGALNSAVKVFRLMPDPNVVVFNAMIAGFCRMEVEIENELINEALGLFSEMQRRGMWPSKFTFSSVLRACNLANAFEFGKQIHSQVFKNSLQSDEFIGSALIDLYSNSGSMEEGFRCFYSVPKQDIVTWTSMISGCVQNEHFESALSLFHDILSIGRKPDQFTISSIMSACANLAMVRSGEQIQSYAIKVGFDRFTICGNSRIFMYARSGDVDAAEKTFQEMENRDVVSWSAMISTHAQHGCTRDAMMLFKEMEDCMVAPNHITFLGVLTACSHGGLVDEGFGYFESMKRDYGLNPNVKHCACIVDLLGRAGRLADAEDFILNSGFDYDPVMWRALLGSCRIHGDIERGACVAKRIMELEPDASASYVILYNMYLDAGKQSLATKIRDLMKDRGVKKEPGLSWIEIGASVHSFVAGDKSHPQSHAIYAKLEEMLSKIEKIAYARTETLRFNDPSPEKRQNLMNCHSEKLAVALGMIALPEAAPIRVMKNLRVCQDCHTTMKLFSESERREIVLRDPIRFHRFRGGLCSCRDFW, encoded by the exons ATGAGAACGCTCTGTTTTTTCGAATATCTAATCGGCACCTCGGAGCGTGTATCCTTCTCCAAAACTCCCAAACACTTCACCACCTTTCTCCACCCCCAACCCAATTTAGATCACTCCATGGACAACGTTGCCTACACGCAACTCCTCCAGTCCACCGCAAGTTCCCAATCTCTTATCCACGGGAAGGAAGTCCATGCTCACATGATCAGAGTCCGCTTCAATCCCTGTCTCTTCCTTCAGAACAATCTTCTAAACATGTACTGTAAATGTGGCGACACGACGTTTGCCCGCCGACTGTTTGATAGATTGCCTAAGAGAGATACTGTGTCATGGAATTCACTTATTTCTGGGTATATTCAAACGGGCCATACCGATAGAGCCATGGATGTGTTTGTGCAAGCAAGAAATGCCAATGTTAAGATCGACCGGTTCAGTTATGGTACCATGTTAGGTATTTGTTCTCGTTCCGGTGACTTGAAGCTGGGGAAGGTGATCCATGGGTTGGTTGTAGTTGGTGGATTTCATCAGCATGTTTTCTTGACCAACTCGCTTATTGACATGTACTCCAAGTGCGGGAGGATCGATGAAGCAACGCGTGTGTTTGATAATGCTGCCGAACTAGATGATGTTTCATGGAATTCATTGATTTCGGCTTATGTTCGGATTGGTTTAGCTGaggatacattaaaaattttgagTCAGATGCACCAGTTAGAGATGAAGATGAATTCTTTCGCTCTTGGTAGTGTTCTAAAGTCTTGTTCaagtttaaaaagttcaaaggtaGTGGGTGAGATGATTCATGGGTGTGTTGTAAAAGTTGGATTGGACTTTGATGTATTTGTTGGCAGTGCGATGATTGACTTGTATGCGAAGAATGGTGCCTTGAATAGTGCAGTCAAGGTTTTTAGACTCATGCCTGATCCGAATGTTGTTGTGTTTAATGCTATGATTGCTGGCTTTTGCCGAATGGAAGTGGAAATAGAAAATGAGCTCATAAATGAAGCATTAGGGCTCTTCTCTGAAATGCAAAGGAGAGGAATGTGGCCCTCAAAGTTCACATTCTCGAGTGTGCTGAGAGCTTGTAACTTGGCCAATGCTTTTGAGTTTGGGAAACAAATCCACAGCCAAGTGTTCAAAAACAGTCTCCAGAGTGATGAGTTCATCGGAAGCGCACTCATTGACTTGTACTCAAACTCTGGTTCTATGGAAGAAGGATTTAGATGCTTCTACTCTGTCCCTAAGCAAGACATTGTTACTTGGACATCCATGATTTCGGGTTGTGTTCAGAATGAGCATTTTGAAAGTGCACTTAGCTTGTTTCATGATATATTGAGCATTGGAAGAAAACCTGATCAGTTCACTATATCAAGTATCATGAGTGCTTGTGCAAATTTGGCTATGGTGAGATCTGGGGAGCAGATTCAGAGTTATGCCATAAAAGTTGGATTTGATAGGTTCACCATTTGTGGTAATTCAAGGATCTTCATGTACGCTAGGTCAGGGGATGTTGATGCTGCTGAGAAGACATTCCAGGAGATGGAAAACCGAGATGTTGTTTCCTGGTCTGCAATGATCTCAACCCATGCACAACATGGTTGTACAAGAGATGCTATGATGCTCTTCAAGGAGATGGAGGATTGCATGGTTGCACCAAACCACATTACTTTCCTAGGTGTTCTTACTGCTTGTAGCCATGGAGGACTGGTGGATGAGGGATTTGG GTACTTTGAAAGCATGAAAAGAGACTATGGCTTGAATCCAAATGTGAAGCATTGTGCTTGCATTGTTGACCTTCTAGGTCGGGCTGGGAGGCTGGCTGATGctgaagatttcatattgaaCTCAGGCTTCGATTATGACCCTGTTATGTGGAGGGCTTTGTTGGGCTCTTGCAGGATCCATGGGGACATAGAAAGAGGTGCATGTGTCGCAAAGCGGATAATGGAGCTGGAGCCTGATGCCTCTGCATCATATGTGATTCTGTATAACATGTACTTGGATGCCGGAAAGCAGTCTTTAGCAACAAaaataagagatttgatgaaagaTCGAGGAGTGAAGAAGGAACCTGGTCTTAGTTGGATCGAAATAGGGGCATCTGTTCACTCATTTGTTGCAGGGGACAAGTCCCATCCCCAGAGTCATGCAATATATGCAAAACTAGAGGAAATGCtatcaaaaatagaaaagattGCTTATGCTAGGACTGAGACTTTGAGGTTCAATGACCCCAGTCCAGAAAAGAGACAAAATTTAATGAACTGCCATAGTGAGAAGCTGGCGGTAGCACTGGGAATGATTGCTTTGCCAGAGGCAGCTCCAATACGAGTGATGAAGAACTTGAGGGTGTGTCAGGATTGCCACACAACCATGAAATTGTTCTCAGAGAGTGAAAGGAGGGAGATTGTCCTCAGAGATCCAATTCGCTTCCATCGTTTTAGAGGTGGTTTGTGTTCTTGCAGGGACTTCTGGTAA